The genomic interval TGAAATGAATTTTTCTAAGCCAGTTACTAACATACTTGCTCAATATTATAACTTTTTTACTCTAGGGATGCATGGTTATAAAAAAATATTAGAAAGATTATATTCTATAAAAGATTACATTACAAAAGAATTACAAGGTACCCCTTTTGTTGAGATTCTCGAACAAAAAGAAGCACTTCCTGTAATAATATTTTGGGTTAAAAACTATCCATTTTATACTGAGGTTCTATGTCAAAAACTTGAGCAATACGGATGGAGTATTCCTGTATATAATTTACCTAATGGAACCCACGACGTAGCAAGGATTGTACTAAGACGGGAAATGACTTTTGATCTCGCAAAACAGCTAATTAAAAATATTAAAGAAATATTTAACAGAGAATTTCATTACATGCAAACAATTTATTTAAAACCAAAAGGAGAAAAAACATGCGTTCAAAAATAGTATCACCTTCATTAAGTAATTTAGGACATTTAACTGAATTATTTTGTCAATATAGAACTTTTTATAAACAACCACTTGATTTTGAGAAAACTCGTAAATTTGTTTTCGATAGATTAAATATGAAAGATTCTATCTTTTTTATGGCTTATGAAAAAGGTTCAAAAGTAGCAATGGGATTTACCCAGCTCTATCCTAGTTTTACCTCTGTCGGCATGCAAAGAATTTATATTTTGAATGATTTGTATGTAGCTCCTGAATATAGAGGAAAAGGTGTTAGTAAAGCGCTTTTAACCCGGGCTCATGAATTTAGTATTGAGAATGGAGCTCAAAAAGTTTCATTAATGACTGCTGATAACAATATAATTGCACAAAAATTATATGAAAGTTTAGATTATAATTTTGATACCCAATTTTCCCATTATAATTTTATTTTACCTCAAAATAATATAACTGAAAATTCTTTTCAAAAACTCAGAACCTTAAGAACCAGCTATATAAAAGAGAATCTTGAATTAAGAGCAGTCACTGCAAAAGATTTAGAAAGCTTATCTGTCTTATTTGATAAATATAGAACTTTTTATAAAAAAGAGTCGGATATTTCTAGTGCAAAGAAATTTTTAGAAACTAGGTTGATGAATAATGATTCAAAAATATTTATTTTAGAAAATAATGAAACTGCAAGCTCTGTGGGCTTTGCGCAGCTCTATCCTTGTTTTACATCTGTAGGCTTACAAAGAACTTATATATTGAATGATCTATATATAATTCCCGAATACAGAAATCAAGGGATAGGTAAATGCGTATTAGATTTCATCCATCAATACTGTATGGAAGAAGGAGCTCAAAAAGTTTCATTAATGACTGCAAAAGATAATATACATGCACAAAAATTATATGAAAAGAAAGGCTATATTTTGGACACAACGTTTAAACACTATAATTTACATTTTCCAAATATTGCTCAAGAGGTAACTCCTTTATCCATCAACCATACCATGGATTCGAAAGTGATATCTAGACATTAAAACCTAAACTAAGAGAAAGATTATGATTGTTAAAAGATTAGAAAATCAAGAGTTTAAATATGAATACGGTTGCTTATTTAGGCGCCTAATGCCATGGGAAGGAACAGCTAAAACATCATGGGGAAGTGGCTGGGTTAAACTAGCCCCTGGTGAATTTACCACTCCTCATAACCATAGCATGTCAGAAATCTTTATTATAATTTCAGGTCAAGGAACTATGACAATAGGTAGTGACTACACTGAGGTGGGAAAAGGAGATTTAATTTTTATAGATGCTAATAAAACTCATCATATACGTAACACTAATGCTAACGAGCTATTAGAAGTAATATGTATTTGGTGGAATAATTAAACTAAATATTAAGGTAGATATTATGTATATTGTAGCTGCTTCACCTCCGACACCTAACGGTAAATTGCACTTAGGTCACATAGGTGGTCCGTATTTAGCCTCGGATGTTTTTACAAGATTAAATAGGCTAATAGGAGAGGAGGTAATTTATATATCAGGAATAGATGGATATTTAAATTATGTGGTATGGCAAGGAGAAAAATTAGGCTTATCTCCGGAAGAAGTAGTGATTAAATATAGTGAAGAAATTAATCAATGTTTAACTGGTCTAGGAATAAGGATAGATTCCATGCACCCAGGTAATAAAGAAAAAAACAATTTTACAAAACAATTTTTTACCAAATTAATTAAT from Candidatus Jidaibacter acanthamoeba carries:
- a CDS encoding GNAT family N-acetyltransferase, whose amino-acid sequence is MRSKIVSPSLSNLGHLTELFCQYRTFYKQPLDFEKTRKFVFDRLNMKDSIFFMAYEKGSKVAMGFTQLYPSFTSVGMQRIYILNDLYVAPEYRGKGVSKALLTRAHEFSIENGAQKVSLMTADNNIIAQKLYESLDYNFDTQFSHYNFILPQNNITENSFQKLRTLRTSYIKENLELRAVTAKDLESLSVLFDKYRTFYKKESDISSAKKFLETRLMNNDSKIFILENNETASSVGFAQLYPCFTSVGLQRTYILNDLYIIPEYRNQGIGKCVLDFIHQYCMEEGAQKVSLMTAKDNIHAQKLYEKKGYILDTTFKHYNLHFPNIAQEVTPLSINHTMDSKVISRH
- a CDS encoding cupin domain-containing protein, encoding MIVKRLENQEFKYEYGCLFRRLMPWEGTAKTSWGSGWVKLAPGEFTTPHNHSMSEIFIIISGQGTMTIGSDYTEVGKGDLIFIDANKTHHIRNTNANELLEVICIWWNN